Proteins encoded together in one Prunus dulcis chromosome 3, ALMONDv2, whole genome shotgun sequence window:
- the LOC117622593 gene encoding glycosyltransferase BC10 produces MSRSHEQHQHSQSIFRLFRTHVQLNHVLHFLFFGLGLSLGIITTLYFQSFSFTTFQASLNSINFSSPKPSSSTTQSPPPPTLLAPPPPPPLPPPPPPPPPPLPQPPFLVLSFTNVASNYTSVSLKEQKLLVHNMSDEELFWRASMVPRIQKLPYKYVPKVAFMFLTKGPLPLGPLWEKFFEGHEGLYSVYVHAHPDFNESVPEDSVFHGRRIHSQPVYWGTSTMLDAERRLLANALLDFSNQRFVLLSESCIPLFNFTTTYDYLINSNLSFLSSFDDPRKPGRGRYNPKMYPIINITNWRKGSQWFEVHRELAIHIVSDCKYYPIFQEYCHPPCYIDEHYIPTLVNLLYSELNSKRSITWVDWSRGGPHPGKFGWSDITDEFLNRIRFGSECEYNGKTTSICFLFARKFMPDTLEPLLRVAPLLLGFDP; encoded by the exons ATGAGCAGAAGCCATGAGCAGCACCAGCATTCTCAATCAATTTTCAGACTCTTCCGTACACACGTCCAATTAAATCATGTCTTACATTTCCTATTTTTCGGTTTAGGTTTGTCACTCGGTATCATAACTACCTTATATTTCCAGAGCTTCTCATTCACTACCTTCCAAGCCTCCCTAAATTCCATTAATTTTAGTTCTCCAAAACCATCATCATCTACAACtcaatcaccaccaccaccaacattGCTGGCCCCGCCCCCACCACCACCGCTaccgccgccaccaccaccaccaccaccaccactaccgcAACCGCCATTTCTAGTGCTGTCGTTCACGAATGTGGCCTCTAATTATACTAGTGTTTcattgaaagaacaaaaactcCTAGTACACAATATGAGTGACGAGGAGTTGTTTTGGAGAGCTTCAATGGTTCCTCGAATTCAAAAGTTGCCTTACAAGTATGTTCCTAAAGTGGCTTTCATGTTCTTGACAAAGGGGCCTCTACCGTTGGGTCCCTTGTGGGAGAAATTTTTCGAGGGACATGAAGGCTTGTACTCCGTTTATGTGCACGCACACCCTGATTTTAATGAATCAGTGCCTGAAGATTCTGTCTTCCATGGTAGAAGAATTCATAGCCAG CCAGTCTATTGGGGAACATCAACAATGTTAGATGCCGAGAGACGCCTCCTAGCTAATGCACTCCTCGACTTCTCCAATCAAAGATTTGTGTTGCTGTCTGAATCGTGCATTCCATTGTTCAACTTCACAACAACTTATGACTACCTCATCAACTCAAATCTAAGCTTCCTAAGCTCATTTGACGACCCAAGGAAGCCAGGCCGTGGCCGATATAACCCTAAAATGTATCCAATTATAAACATCACAAATTGGCGAAAAGGATCTCAATGGTTTGAAGTGCACCGTGAGCTTGCCATCCACATTGTGTCTGATTGCAAATATTATCCTATCTTTCAAGAATACTGTCACCCTCCTTGTTATATTGATGAGCATTATATTCCAACACTGGTGAATTTGTTGTACTCTGAGCTGAATTCAAAAAGGAGCATTACTTGGGTGGATTGGTCAAGGGGTGGTCCTCATCCTGGAAAATTTGGATGGAGTGATATCACAGATGAGTTTTTGAATCGGATTCGGTTTGGATCAGAATGTGAATACAATGGCAAAACAACTTCAATATGTTTCTTGTTTGCTAGAAAATTTATGCCTGATACATTGGAGCCTTTGTTGCGGGTTGCTCCTTTGTTGCTTGGTTTTGATCCGTAG